The following are encoded together in the Phragmites australis chromosome 19, lpPhrAust1.1, whole genome shotgun sequence genome:
- the LOC133900697 gene encoding E3 ubiquitin-protein ligase BOI-like produces MAVQAQFGGLTGCLAEEQMRALRNYDTLLSAAEAAGNNGCQCNCAGVLSGSQSELTCNGGSGVVVSRKRSREIEPEQYVSTSSAALLPIPGLQKLAIVGAASRMVESGVTSTYGRPPAASVADALVSELCLQGAEIDALVRAECDRLRAGLEQARKRQCQALVRAAAAGAACRLREKKTELEAARRRAADLEEWVRQAAAECQAWCGLAWSNEAVAAGLRATLDTLLLRGGAPAPGEEGFGDSDPTSPTAAADDAQSGCFGAKEAPMDGKWACKACGEHEASVLLLPCRHLCLCKACEPTLDACPVCLAAKNASIHIAAN; encoded by the coding sequence ATGGCCGTGCAAGCGCAATTCGGCGGCCTCACCGGGTGCTTGGCCGAGGAGCAAATGCGGGCGCTGAGGAACTACGACACGCTCTTGTCCGCCGCGGAGGCCGCGGGCAACAACGGGTGCCAGTGCAACTGCGCCGGCGTGCTCAGCGGCTCGCAGAGCGAGCTGACTTGTAATGGTGGTAGTGGGGTGGTGGTGTCGCGGAAGCGCAGCAGGGAGATTGAGCCCGAGCAGTACGTGTCGACCTCGTCGGCGGCGTTGCTGCCGATCCCGGGGTTGCAGAAGTTGGCGATCGTGGGCGCGGCAAGCAGGATGGTGGAGTCGGGGGTGACGTCGACCTATGGCCGGCCCCCGGCGGCGTCGGTGGCGGACGCGCTGGTGTCGGAGCTGTGCCTGCAGGGCGCGGAGATCGACGCGCTGGTGCGGGCCGAGTGCgaccggctgcgcgccgggctGGAGCAGGCGCGCAAGCGGCAATGCCAGGCTCTGGTGCGGGCTGCCGCGGCGGGCGCGGCGTGCCGGCTAAGGGAGAAGAAGACAGAGCTCGAGGCCGCGCGCCGGCGCGCTGCGGACCTCGAGGAATGGGTCCGGCAGGCGGCCGCCGAGTGCCAGGCGTGGTGCGGCCTCGCGTGGAGCAACGAGGCCGTCGCCGCGGGGCTCCGCGCCACGCTCgacaccctcctcctccgcggcggcgccccggcgcccggtgAGGAGGGCTTCGGTGACTCCGACCCAACCTCCCCCACTGCCGCGGCCGACGACGCGCAGTCCGGCTGCTTCGGGGCCAAGGAGGCACCGATGGACGGCAAATGGGCGTGCAAGGCGTGCGGCGAGCACGAGGCGTCGGTGCTGCTGCTACCGTGCCGGCACCTGTGCCTGTGCAAGGCGTGCGAGCCGACGCTGGACGCCTGCCCCGTCTGCCTCGCCGCCAAGAACGCCTCCATCCACATCGCCGCCAACTGA